A genomic stretch from Helianthus annuus cultivar XRQ/B chromosome 1, HanXRQr2.0-SUNRISE, whole genome shotgun sequence includes:
- the LOC110944999 gene encoding external alternative NAD(P)H-ubiquinone oxidoreductase B2, mitochondrial isoform X2, with amino-acid sequence MGSLNLYERFSRTFREHPSLSKFLVVFALSGGGVVAYSVANSENYDNVGNQKKKVVVLGTGWAGTSFLRNLKNPSYDVQVISPRNYFAFTPLLPSVTVGTVEARSVVEPIRNIVKKKVDVDFCEAECYKIDAKKKKVYCRSTKNDKEEFVVDYDYLVVAMGARVNTFNTPGVEENCLYLKEVEDAQKIRRKVIDCFEKASLPNVSDDERKRMLQFVVVGGGPTGVEFAAELHDFVSEDLVKLYPTVKDFVKISLLEATNHILNMFDKRITVFAEEKFHRDGIDLKTGSMVVNVSDKEISTKEIKTGKISTIPYGMAVWSTGIATRPVVLDFMKEIGQANRRVLATDEWLRVEGTNDIYALGDCATINQRKVMEDISAIFEKADKDQSGTLTVKEFQDAVNDICDRYPQVQLYLKNKNMSSIVDLLKETKGDVVKEISVDEFKSALSQVDSQVKNFPATAQVAAQQGTYLADCFNRMDKCEKHPEGPIRFRESGRHRFRPFRYKHLGQFAPLGGEQTAAQLPGDWVSIGHSSQWLWYSVYASKQVSWRTRSLVVSDWMRRFIFGRDSSQI; translated from the exons TATTCAGTTGCAAATAGTGAAAATTATGATAATGTGGGTAACCAGAAAAAGAAGGTTGTCGTGCTTGGCACTGGTTGGGCTGGAACAAGTTTCTTGCGGAATCTTAAGAACCCCTCTTATGACGTCCAAGTAATATCACCAAGGAATTACTTTGCATTTACACCTTTACTACCAAGCGTAACAGTTGGCACTGTTGAAGCGCGCAGCGTTGTGGAACCAATTCGCAACATTGTCAAAAAG AAGGTAGACGTTGACTTTTGTGAAGCTGAATGCTATAAGATTGAtgcaaagaagaagaaagtgtATTGCCGGTCAACTAAAAATGACAAGGAAGAATTTGTTGTCGATTATGATTACCTGGTTGTTGCCATGGGAGCTCGTGTGAATACGTTTAACACGCCTGGCGTGGAAGAAAACTGCCTCTACTTGAAG GAAGTTGAAGATGCGCAGAAGATTCGCAGGAAAGTAATCGATTGCTTTGAAAAGGCGAGCCTGCCTAATGTGAGTGATGATGAGAGGAAAAGGATGCTTCAGTTTGTTGTTGTGGGTGGTGGTCCAACCGGTGTGGAGTTTGCAGCTGAGCTTCATGATTTTGTATCAGAGGACTTGGTTAAATTGTACCCAACCGTGAAAGACTTTGTGAAAATATCACTTCTGGAGGCAACTAACCATATTCTGAACAT GTTTGACAAAAGAATCACGGTTTTCGCTGAAGAAAAGTTCCATAGAGATGGTATAGATTTGAAAACAGGATCAATGGTGGTCAATGTCTCAGATAaagaaatttcaacaaaagagaTCAAAACTGGGAAAATCTCAACTATACCCTATGGGATGGCAGTATGGTCAACAGGCATTGCCACTCGTCCCGTCGTGTTGGATTTTATGAAGGAAATCGGGCAG gcgAATCGACGCGTTTTAGCTACTGATGAATGGCTTCGAGTTGAAGGGACCAACGACATATATGCACTAGGGGATTGTGCCACGATAAACCAGCGTAAAGTCATG GAGGATATTTCAGCTATATTTGAAAAGGCTGACAAGGACCAGTCTGGAACATTGACTGTTAAAGAGTTCCAAGACGCGGTTAATGACATATGCGATCGATATCCTCAGGTGCAACTGTATCTAAAGAATAAGAATATGAGCAGCATTGTTGATCTACTAAAGGAGACCAAGGGTGATGTTGTAAAAGAAATCAGTGTTGATGAATTTAAATCAGCATTATCTCAAGTCGATTCTCAGGTGAAGAATTTCCCAGCAACCGCCCAg GTTGCAGCTCAGCAGGGCACCTACCTTGCAGATTGTTTCAACCGCATGGACAAGTGTGAGAAACATCCGGAAGGTCCAATACGTTTCAGAGAGTCAGGACGACATCGTTTCCGTCCTTTCAG ATACAAACATCTTGGTCAATTTGCCCCATTAGGAGGAGAGCAAACAGCTGCCCAACTCCCTGGAGATTGGGTCTCTATCGGGCACAGTTCTCAGTGGCTATGGTATTCGGTTTATGCAAG CAAGCAAGTGAGTTGGCGTACGAGGTCGTTGGTGGTCTCAGACTGGATGAGGCGTTTCATCTTTGGCAGGGACTCGAGCCAAATATAA
- the LOC110944999 gene encoding external alternative NAD(P)H-ubiquinone oxidoreductase B2, mitochondrial isoform X1, with translation MGSLNLYERFSRTFREHPSLSKFLVVFALSGGGVVAYSVANSENYDNVGNQKKKVVVLGTGWAGTSFLRNLKNPSYDVQVISPRNYFAFTPLLPSVTVGTVEARSVVEPIRNIVKKKKVDVDFCEAECYKIDAKKKKVYCRSTKNDKEEFVVDYDYLVVAMGARVNTFNTPGVEENCLYLKEVEDAQKIRRKVIDCFEKASLPNVSDDERKRMLQFVVVGGGPTGVEFAAELHDFVSEDLVKLYPTVKDFVKISLLEATNHILNMFDKRITVFAEEKFHRDGIDLKTGSMVVNVSDKEISTKEIKTGKISTIPYGMAVWSTGIATRPVVLDFMKEIGQANRRVLATDEWLRVEGTNDIYALGDCATINQRKVMEDISAIFEKADKDQSGTLTVKEFQDAVNDICDRYPQVQLYLKNKNMSSIVDLLKETKGDVVKEISVDEFKSALSQVDSQVKNFPATAQVAAQQGTYLADCFNRMDKCEKHPEGPIRFRESGRHRFRPFRYKHLGQFAPLGGEQTAAQLPGDWVSIGHSSQWLWYSVYASKQVSWRTRSLVVSDWMRRFIFGRDSSQI, from the exons TATTCAGTTGCAAATAGTGAAAATTATGATAATGTGGGTAACCAGAAAAAGAAGGTTGTCGTGCTTGGCACTGGTTGGGCTGGAACAAGTTTCTTGCGGAATCTTAAGAACCCCTCTTATGACGTCCAAGTAATATCACCAAGGAATTACTTTGCATTTACACCTTTACTACCAAGCGTAACAGTTGGCACTGTTGAAGCGCGCAGCGTTGTGGAACCAATTCGCAACATTGTCAAAAAG AAGAAGGTAGACGTTGACTTTTGTGAAGCTGAATGCTATAAGATTGAtgcaaagaagaagaaagtgtATTGCCGGTCAACTAAAAATGACAAGGAAGAATTTGTTGTCGATTATGATTACCTGGTTGTTGCCATGGGAGCTCGTGTGAATACGTTTAACACGCCTGGCGTGGAAGAAAACTGCCTCTACTTGAAG GAAGTTGAAGATGCGCAGAAGATTCGCAGGAAAGTAATCGATTGCTTTGAAAAGGCGAGCCTGCCTAATGTGAGTGATGATGAGAGGAAAAGGATGCTTCAGTTTGTTGTTGTGGGTGGTGGTCCAACCGGTGTGGAGTTTGCAGCTGAGCTTCATGATTTTGTATCAGAGGACTTGGTTAAATTGTACCCAACCGTGAAAGACTTTGTGAAAATATCACTTCTGGAGGCAACTAACCATATTCTGAACAT GTTTGACAAAAGAATCACGGTTTTCGCTGAAGAAAAGTTCCATAGAGATGGTATAGATTTGAAAACAGGATCAATGGTGGTCAATGTCTCAGATAaagaaatttcaacaaaagagaTCAAAACTGGGAAAATCTCAACTATACCCTATGGGATGGCAGTATGGTCAACAGGCATTGCCACTCGTCCCGTCGTGTTGGATTTTATGAAGGAAATCGGGCAG gcgAATCGACGCGTTTTAGCTACTGATGAATGGCTTCGAGTTGAAGGGACCAACGACATATATGCACTAGGGGATTGTGCCACGATAAACCAGCGTAAAGTCATG GAGGATATTTCAGCTATATTTGAAAAGGCTGACAAGGACCAGTCTGGAACATTGACTGTTAAAGAGTTCCAAGACGCGGTTAATGACATATGCGATCGATATCCTCAGGTGCAACTGTATCTAAAGAATAAGAATATGAGCAGCATTGTTGATCTACTAAAGGAGACCAAGGGTGATGTTGTAAAAGAAATCAGTGTTGATGAATTTAAATCAGCATTATCTCAAGTCGATTCTCAGGTGAAGAATTTCCCAGCAACCGCCCAg GTTGCAGCTCAGCAGGGCACCTACCTTGCAGATTGTTTCAACCGCATGGACAAGTGTGAGAAACATCCGGAAGGTCCAATACGTTTCAGAGAGTCAGGACGACATCGTTTCCGTCCTTTCAG ATACAAACATCTTGGTCAATTTGCCCCATTAGGAGGAGAGCAAACAGCTGCCCAACTCCCTGGAGATTGGGTCTCTATCGGGCACAGTTCTCAGTGGCTATGGTATTCGGTTTATGCAAG CAAGCAAGTGAGTTGGCGTACGAGGTCGTTGGTGGTCTCAGACTGGATGAGGCGTTTCATCTTTGGCAGGGACTCGAGCCAAATATAA